A single region of the Actinoplanes sp. SE50/110 genome encodes:
- a CDS encoding SigE family RNA polymerase sigma factor translates to MRSERDEQFHRFVVSRRSGLVRTATLLTAGDAHLAEDLVQSVLTKLYVAWPAFQRADNPDGYLRRVLVNALTDERRRWWRRREESMADVPDVPAADPGGTGETTDGLRAALRQLPPRMRAALVFRYFYDLDVAATADALGCSEGTVKSQTARALDRLRAVIGPSLTTVQR, encoded by the coding sequence GTGAGAAGCGAGCGCGACGAACAGTTCCACCGCTTCGTGGTGTCCCGGAGATCCGGCCTGGTGCGGACCGCCACTCTGCTCACCGCGGGGGACGCGCACCTGGCCGAGGACCTGGTCCAGTCGGTGCTGACCAAGTTGTACGTGGCGTGGCCGGCGTTCCAGCGGGCCGACAACCCGGACGGATATCTGCGCCGGGTGCTGGTCAACGCGTTGACCGACGAACGGCGGCGCTGGTGGCGGCGGCGGGAGGAGTCGATGGCAGACGTGCCGGACGTGCCCGCGGCTGACCCGGGCGGGACCGGGGAGACGACCGACGGGCTGCGCGCGGCCCTGCGGCAGCTGCCTCCGCGGATGCGGGCGGCCCTGGTCTTCCGTTATTTCTACGACCTCGACGTCGCTGCCACCGCCGACGCCCTCGGCTGTTCCGAGGGCACGGTGAAGAGCCAGACCGCCCGGGCCCTCGACCGGCTCCGGGCCGTCATCGGCCCGTCCCTGACCACCGTTCAACGCTGA
- a CDS encoding MBL fold metallo-hydrolase has product MTYDGTAPGTRDLGGGLTLRKVSVGPMDNNAYLLSAGGEQLLIDAANDAATLLDLAGPAGLATVVTTHQHQDHWFALDEVVKATGAASLAHEADAGPLPVVTRTLRDGDTVTVGGHELEVIHVVGHTPGSIVLALPEPGGGRVHLFTGDSLFPGGVGNTRGVKENFASLIEDVERRLFDRFPDDTWFYPGHGKDSTLGAERPHLPEWRRRGW; this is encoded by the coding sequence GTGACGTACGACGGCACCGCTCCCGGCACCCGCGACCTGGGCGGCGGTCTCACGCTGCGCAAGGTCTCGGTCGGCCCGATGGACAACAACGCGTACCTGTTGAGCGCCGGCGGCGAGCAGCTGCTGATCGACGCCGCGAACGACGCCGCCACCCTGCTCGACCTCGCCGGTCCGGCCGGGCTGGCCACCGTGGTGACCACCCACCAGCATCAGGACCACTGGTTCGCGCTGGACGAGGTGGTCAAGGCGACCGGCGCGGCGTCGCTGGCGCACGAGGCGGACGCCGGCCCGCTGCCGGTGGTCACCCGCACCCTGCGCGACGGCGATACGGTGACGGTCGGTGGCCACGAGCTCGAGGTGATCCACGTGGTGGGGCACACGCCCGGCTCGATCGTGCTGGCCCTTCCGGAGCCGGGCGGCGGCCGGGTGCACCTGTTCACCGGCGACAGCCTGTTCCCCGGCGGGGTCGGCAACACCCGCGGGGTGAAGGAGAATTTCGCGTCGCTGATCGAGGACGTCGAGCGCAGGCTGTTCGACCGGTTCCCGGACGACACCTGGTTCTATCCGGGCCACGGCAAGGACTCGACGCTCGGCGCCGAGCGCCCGCACCTGCCCGAGTGGCGCCGGCGCGGTTGGTGA
- a CDS encoding maleylpyruvate isomerase family mycothiol-dependent enzyme yields MTIDPLVLMTDVDQATDNLLRAAGELDDSAIGEPSALPGWTVGHVLTHLARNAEALTNLLTWARTGVETPAYASREARDAAIEAGAGRPLADQLADIRTAHERFADAAAAMPAEAWTFRYPSLMPSAAVVPWARLREVEVHHVDLGRGYTPADWSDAFALRLLREIAGDLPESAPPMVLHPAGVDHPLLIGSGDGPAIGGPTRSIAAWLAGRADGADLTVSPDGELPQPARWK; encoded by the coding sequence GTGACGATCGATCCGCTGGTCCTGATGACCGACGTGGACCAAGCCACCGACAACCTGCTGCGCGCCGCCGGGGAGCTGGACGACTCGGCGATCGGCGAGCCCTCCGCGCTGCCCGGGTGGACGGTGGGCCATGTGCTCACCCACCTGGCCCGCAACGCCGAGGCTCTGACCAACCTGCTGACCTGGGCACGGACCGGGGTGGAGACCCCGGCGTACGCGTCCCGCGAGGCCCGCGACGCCGCCATCGAGGCCGGTGCCGGGCGGCCGCTGGCCGACCAGCTCGCCGACATCCGCACCGCGCACGAGCGGTTCGCCGACGCCGCGGCCGCGATGCCCGCCGAGGCGTGGACGTTCCGCTACCCCTCGTTGATGCCGTCCGCGGCCGTGGTGCCGTGGGCGCGCCTGCGCGAGGTCGAGGTGCACCACGTGGACCTGGGCCGCGGCTACACGCCGGCCGACTGGTCCGACGCGTTCGCACTGCGGCTGCTCCGCGAGATCGCGGGCGACCTGCCGGAGTCCGCGCCGCCCATGGTGCTGCACCCGGCCGGCGTCGACCACCCGCTGCTGATCGGCTCCGGTGACGGCCCGGCGATCGGCGGCCCGACCCGGTCGATCGCGGCGTGGCTGGCCGGCCGCGCCGACGGCGCCGACCTGACCGTCTCCCCGGACGGGGAGCTCCCGCAACCAGCGAGGTGGAAGTGA
- the rsgA gene encoding ribosome small subunit-dependent GTPase A, which translates to MSYDLSQLGWDELFVSAFRPYDRADSRPGRVLRADRGVSTVLTANGVTRASLGGNALLDAARDPSRLPCSGDWVVLRDWPDRRVTLELVLPRRTTLIRRTADKDSSGQVLAANMDTVAVVEPIFPEPGDARVERLLALAWESGADPVLVLTKSDTTRDPRAVARQLGELAPGVPVLPVSVQRGTGLEPLRELAGPGRTLALLGRSGAGKSTLANALAGASVMPVQAIRDADGKGRHTTAYRSLVTIPGGGGVIDTPGIRGVGLLDTGSGLERAFADVTELAGHCRFDDCGHESEPGCAVQAALGDGSLPPRRLASWRKLHREVVVQSRRRTVRLATAPRRRDR; encoded by the coding sequence ATGTCGTATGACCTGTCCCAGCTCGGCTGGGACGAGCTCTTCGTCTCCGCGTTCCGTCCCTACGACCGGGCCGACAGCCGCCCCGGCCGGGTGCTGCGCGCCGACCGGGGCGTCAGCACCGTGCTCACCGCGAACGGTGTGACCCGGGCCTCGCTGGGCGGCAACGCGCTGCTCGACGCCGCGCGCGACCCGTCCCGGCTGCCGTGTTCCGGCGACTGGGTGGTGCTGCGCGACTGGCCCGACCGCCGGGTCACGCTGGAGCTGGTGCTGCCCCGGCGCACCACGCTGATCCGCCGCACCGCCGACAAGGACTCGTCCGGCCAGGTGCTGGCCGCCAACATGGACACGGTGGCGGTGGTCGAGCCGATCTTCCCCGAGCCCGGCGACGCCCGGGTGGAGCGGCTGCTCGCCCTGGCCTGGGAGTCCGGCGCCGACCCGGTGCTGGTGCTGACCAAGAGCGACACCACCCGTGATCCGCGGGCGGTGGCCCGGCAGCTCGGCGAGCTGGCCCCCGGCGTCCCGGTGCTGCCGGTGAGCGTGCAGCGCGGGACCGGGCTGGAACCGTTGCGCGAGCTGGCCGGCCCGGGCCGCACGCTGGCCCTGCTCGGCCGGTCCGGGGCCGGCAAGTCGACGCTGGCCAACGCGCTGGCCGGGGCGTCGGTGATGCCGGTGCAGGCGATCCGGGACGCCGACGGCAAGGGGCGGCACACCACGGCGTACCGGAGCCTGGTCACCATCCCGGGCGGGGGTGGCGTGATCGACACTCCGGGGATCCGTGGCGTCGGCCTGCTCGACACCGGCTCCGGGCTGGAGCGGGCGTTCGCCGACGTGACCGAGCTGGCCGGACACTGCCGGTTCGACGACTGCGGGCACGAGTCCGAGCCGGGGTGCGCGGTGCAGGCGGCGCTCGGCGACGGGTCGCTGCCGCCGCGGCGGCTGGCCAGCTGGCGCAAGCTGCACCGGGAGGTGGTGGTGCAGAGCCGGCGGCGCACGGTGCGGCTGGCGACCGCGCCGCGGCGGCGGGACCGGTGA
- the uvrA gene encoding excinuclease ABC subunit UvrA, translated as MADRLTIRGAREHNLRDVNLDLPRDAMIVFTGLSGSGKSSLAFDTIFAEGQRRYVESLSSYARQFLGQMDKPDVDFIEGLSPAVSIDQKSTSRNPRSTVGTITEVYDYLRLLFARTGIPHCPVCGERISRQTPQQIVDRVLAMPEGTRFMVLAPVVRGRKGEYVDLFAELQAKGYARARVDGVVHQLTEPPKLKKQEKHTIEVVVDRLSVKASSKQRLTDSVESALGLANGIVLLDFVDLAEDDPERERRFSEHLACPNDHPLAIEDLEPRVFSFNAPYGACPECSGLGTKKEVDPELIIPDEEKSLAEGAIQPWAGGTTQEYFLRLLEALAKAEGFKLDTPWRALPARAQKTILHGSEDQVHVRYRNKYGRERSYYTGFEGVVQWIERRHNDTESDWSRDKYEGYMRDVPCSVCGGARLKPEVLAVTVAGRSIAEVCNLSIGDCAELLAGLELDDRQKMIAERVLKEINARLRFLVDVGLEYLSLDRGAGTLSGGEAQRIRLATQIGSGLVGVLYVLDEPSIGLHQRDNHRLIETLVRLRDLGNTLIVVEHDEDTIRTADWIVDIGPGAGEHGGHIVHSGTVEGLLANEKSPTGAYLSGRRSIPLPATRRPQTAGREVVVHGAREHNLRNLTVPFPLGQFIAVTGVSGSGKSTLVNDILHTVMANQINGARQVPGRHIKVTGLEHVDKVVGVDQSPIGRTPRSNPATYTGVFDHVRKLFAETAEAKVRGYGPGRFSFNVKGGRCENCSGDGTIKIEMNFLPDVYVPCEVCKGARYNRETLEVHYKGKTISEVLQMPIEEAAEFFSALPAIHRHLRTLVDVGLGYVRLGQPATTLSGGEAQRVKLASELQKRSTGRTVYVLDEPTTGLHFEDIRKLLIVLNGLVDKGNTVITIEHNLDVIKTADWLIDMGPEGGSKGGLVLATGTPEELAEVPDSHTGQFLRHTLGLSGSGAGSPAAVARAAKANGEKAPAAKARATRSRAKAAV; from the coding sequence GTGGCCGACCGACTGACTATTCGTGGCGCTCGCGAGCACAACCTGCGCGACGTCAACCTGGACCTGCCCCGCGACGCCATGATCGTCTTCACCGGGCTCTCCGGTTCGGGCAAGTCCAGCCTCGCGTTCGACACCATCTTCGCCGAGGGGCAGCGACGGTACGTGGAGTCGCTGTCGTCGTATGCGCGGCAGTTCCTCGGCCAGATGGACAAGCCCGACGTCGACTTCATCGAGGGCCTCTCACCGGCCGTCTCGATCGACCAGAAATCGACCTCGCGCAACCCCCGCTCCACCGTCGGCACCATCACCGAGGTGTACGACTACCTGCGGCTGCTGTTCGCCCGCACCGGCATCCCGCACTGCCCGGTCTGCGGTGAGCGGATCAGCAGGCAGACGCCGCAGCAGATCGTCGACCGGGTCCTGGCGATGCCCGAGGGCACCCGGTTCATGGTGCTCGCCCCGGTCGTCCGCGGCCGCAAGGGGGAATATGTCGACCTGTTCGCCGAGCTGCAGGCCAAGGGCTACGCCCGGGCCCGGGTCGACGGCGTGGTGCACCAGCTCACCGAGCCGCCGAAGCTGAAGAAGCAGGAGAAGCACACCATCGAGGTGGTGGTCGACCGGCTCAGCGTCAAGGCGTCCAGCAAGCAGCGTCTGACCGACTCGGTCGAGTCGGCGCTCGGCCTGGCCAACGGCATCGTCCTGCTCGACTTCGTCGACCTCGCCGAGGACGACCCGGAGCGCGAGCGCCGCTTCTCCGAGCACCTGGCCTGTCCCAACGATCACCCGCTGGCGATCGAGGACCTGGAGCCCCGGGTGTTCTCCTTCAACGCGCCCTACGGCGCCTGCCCCGAGTGCTCCGGCCTCGGGACGAAGAAGGAGGTCGACCCCGAGCTGATCATCCCGGACGAGGAGAAGAGCCTCGCCGAGGGGGCGATCCAGCCGTGGGCCGGCGGCACCACCCAGGAGTACTTCCTGCGTCTGCTGGAGGCGCTGGCCAAGGCCGAGGGCTTCAAGCTCGACACGCCGTGGCGGGCGCTGCCGGCCCGCGCACAGAAGACGATCCTGCACGGCTCCGAGGACCAGGTCCACGTGCGCTACCGGAACAAGTACGGCCGCGAGCGGTCCTACTACACCGGCTTCGAGGGCGTCGTGCAGTGGATCGAGCGCCGGCACAACGACACCGAGAGCGATTGGTCCCGCGACAAGTACGAGGGGTACATGCGCGACGTGCCCTGCTCGGTCTGCGGCGGCGCCCGGCTCAAGCCCGAGGTGCTCGCGGTCACCGTGGCCGGGCGGAGCATCGCCGAGGTCTGCAACCTGTCCATCGGCGACTGCGCCGAGCTGCTCGCCGGGCTGGAGCTCGACGACCGGCAGAAGATGATCGCCGAGCGGGTGCTCAAGGAGATCAACGCCCGGCTGCGCTTCCTGGTCGACGTCGGCCTGGAATACCTGTCGCTGGACCGCGGCGCCGGCACCCTCTCCGGCGGTGAGGCGCAGCGCATCCGGCTCGCCACCCAGATCGGCTCCGGGCTGGTCGGTGTGCTCTACGTGCTGGACGAGCCGTCCATCGGCCTGCACCAGCGGGACAACCACCGGCTGATCGAGACCCTGGTCCGGCTGCGCGACCTGGGCAACACGCTGATCGTGGTGGAGCACGACGAGGACACCATCCGGACCGCCGACTGGATCGTCGACATCGGCCCGGGCGCCGGCGAGCACGGCGGCCACATCGTGCACAGCGGCACCGTCGAGGGTCTGCTCGCGAACGAGAAGTCGCCGACCGGCGCCTATCTCTCCGGCCGTAGGTCGATCCCGCTGCCGGCCACCCGGCGCCCGCAGACCGCCGGGCGCGAGGTGGTGGTGCACGGCGCCCGCGAACACAACCTGCGCAACCTGACGGTCCCGTTCCCGCTCGGCCAGTTCATCGCGGTCACCGGGGTCAGCGGCTCCGGCAAGTCGACCCTGGTCAACGACATCCTGCACACCGTGATGGCGAATCAGATCAACGGCGCCCGGCAGGTGCCCGGCCGGCACATCAAGGTCACCGGGCTGGAGCACGTCGACAAGGTGGTCGGCGTCGACCAGTCGCCGATCGGCCGCACCCCGCGGTCCAACCCGGCCACCTACACCGGCGTCTTCGACCACGTCCGCAAGCTGTTCGCCGAGACCGCCGAGGCCAAGGTGCGCGGCTACGGCCCGGGCCGGTTCTCGTTCAACGTCAAGGGCGGTCGCTGCGAGAACTGCTCCGGCGACGGCACCATCAAGATCGAGATGAACTTCCTGCCCGACGTCTACGTCCCCTGCGAGGTGTGCAAGGGCGCGCGGTACAACCGGGAGACCCTGGAGGTCCACTACAAGGGCAAGACGATCTCCGAGGTGCTCCAGATGCCGATCGAGGAGGCGGCCGAGTTCTTCTCGGCGCTGCCGGCCATCCACCGGCACCTGCGCACCCTGGTCGACGTCGGCCTCGGCTACGTCCGGCTGGGCCAGCCCGCCACCACCCTCTCCGGCGGCGAGGCCCAGCGCGTCAAGCTCGCCTCCGAGCTGCAGAAACGCTCCACCGGACGGACCGTCTACGTGCTCGACGAGCCGACCACCGGCCTGCACTTCGAGGACATCCGCAAACTGCTGATCGTCCTCAACGGCCTGGTCGACAAGGGCAACACGGTGATCACCATCGAGCACAACCTCGACGTGATCAAGACCGCGGACTGGCTGATCGACATGGGTCCGGAGGGCGGCAGCAAGGGCGGCCTGGTGCTGGCCACCGGCACCCCGGAGGAGCTCGCCGAGGTGCCGGACAGTCACACCGGGCAGTTCCTGCGGCACACACTGGGGCTGTCGGGCTCCGGCGCCGGGTCACCGGCCGCGGTCGCCCGCGCGGCCAAGGCCAACGGCGAGAAGGCCCCCGCGGCGAAGGCGCGGGCGACGCGGTCGCGGGCCAAGGCGGCCGTCTGA
- a CDS encoding Rieske (2Fe-2S) protein — protein sequence MTDVQTGTGVDTQAEPAGPASTRRVVLLGAGGLGAAAVLSACGTSTTTTNPNGSDFAAEPAPAGSKGAQAGGATGGGSTGGSKGGGSAAGAELALVADVPSGGGIIQGDYVITQPKQGTFKAFTKICTHQGCEVSEVKNGTINCPCHGAKFSIEDGSVAGGPAPKPLAETKVKVDGDKIVAA from the coding sequence ATGACTGACGTGCAGACCGGGACCGGCGTCGACACCCAGGCGGAGCCGGCGGGCCCCGCATCGACGCGCCGCGTCGTTCTGCTGGGCGCCGGCGGCCTCGGCGCGGCCGCCGTCCTGAGCGCCTGTGGCACCAGCACCACCACGACGAACCCGAACGGCAGCGACTTCGCCGCCGAGCCGGCGCCGGCCGGCAGCAAGGGCGCGCAGGCCGGTGGCGCGACCGGCGGCGGCAGCACCGGCGGGTCGAAGGGGGGCGGCTCGGCGGCCGGGGCGGAGCTCGCGCTGGTGGCCGACGTGCCCTCGGGTGGCGGCATCATCCAGGGCGACTACGTCATCACGCAGCCCAAGCAGGGCACCTTCAAGGCGTTCACCAAGATCTGCACCCACCAGGGCTGCGAGGTCAGCGAGGTGAAGAACGGCACGATCAACTGCCCGTGCCACGGCGCGAAGTTCTCCATCGAGGACGGCTCGGTGGCCGGTGGCCCGGCGCCGAAGCCGCTGGCCGAGACGAAGGTCAAGGTGGACGGCGACAAGATCGTCGCGGCCTGA
- the uvrC gene encoding excinuclease ABC subunit UvrC, which produces MPDPSTYRPAPGTIPDAPGVYRFRDPSGRVIYVGKAKSLRNRLNSYFADVWSLHPRTQQMVTTAGAVDWVTVGTEVEALQLEFSWIKEFDPRFNVKYRDDKSYPFLAVTLNEEFPRLQVMRGAKRKGVRYFGPYSHAWAIRETLDLLLRVFPARTCSAGVFKRAGQIGRPCLLGYIGKCSAPCTGQVTAAEHRVIVDDFCDFMAGRTDAFVKRLERDMMAASEELEFERAARLRDDIAALRRAMEKQTVVLGDGTDADVVAFAEDPLEAAVQVFHVRDGRIRGQRGWVVEKVEDLSTGDLVHHFCTQMYGESAGETDVPRELLVPALPEDAEALADWLSARRGSRVSLRVPQRGDKVDLMATVARNAGEVLQRHKLRRAGDLTTRNKALEEIAEALGLESAPLRVECYDVSQNQGTDVVASMVVFEDGLARKSEYRRFAIRGNADGSGMDDLSAMSEVMRRRFARYRAQPGADAPRDEPEPPAEELGEATGELETADLPGIDPLTGKPRRFAYPPQLVVVDGGQPQVNAAAAVLADLGITDVALCGLAKRLEEVWLPGDDYPVILPRTSEGLYLLQRVRDEAHRFAITFHRQRRSKRMTESALDSVAGLGETRRKALLRHFGSVKRLAAATPEEIIEVPGVGRRTAEAVLAALNGPGGG; this is translated from the coding sequence GTGCCAGACCCGTCCACTTATCGTCCGGCGCCCGGTACCATTCCCGACGCTCCGGGCGTCTACCGCTTCCGCGATCCGTCCGGCCGGGTGATCTACGTCGGCAAGGCGAAGAGCCTGCGCAACCGGCTGAATTCCTACTTCGCCGACGTCTGGTCGCTGCACCCGCGCACCCAGCAGATGGTGACCACCGCCGGCGCGGTCGACTGGGTCACCGTCGGCACCGAGGTCGAGGCGCTGCAGCTGGAGTTCTCCTGGATCAAGGAGTTCGACCCCCGCTTCAACGTGAAGTATCGCGACGACAAGTCGTACCCGTTCCTCGCCGTCACGCTCAACGAGGAGTTCCCCCGGCTGCAGGTGATGCGCGGCGCCAAGCGCAAAGGGGTCCGCTACTTCGGGCCCTATTCGCACGCCTGGGCCATCCGCGAGACCCTCGACCTGTTGCTCCGCGTCTTCCCGGCACGCACCTGCTCGGCCGGGGTCTTCAAACGGGCCGGTCAGATCGGCCGCCCCTGCCTGCTCGGCTACATCGGCAAATGTTCGGCCCCGTGCACCGGCCAGGTCACCGCGGCCGAGCACCGGGTCATCGTCGACGACTTCTGCGACTTCATGGCCGGCCGCACCGACGCCTTCGTCAAGCGGCTGGAGCGCGACATGATGGCCGCCTCCGAGGAGCTGGAGTTCGAGCGGGCCGCCCGGCTGCGCGACGACATCGCGGCGCTGCGCCGGGCCATGGAGAAACAGACCGTGGTGCTCGGCGACGGCACCGACGCCGACGTGGTGGCCTTCGCCGAGGACCCGCTGGAGGCGGCCGTCCAGGTCTTCCACGTGCGCGACGGCCGGATCCGCGGCCAGCGCGGCTGGGTGGTGGAGAAGGTGGAGGATCTGTCCACCGGCGACCTGGTCCACCACTTCTGCACCCAGATGTACGGTGAGTCGGCCGGCGAGACCGACGTCCCGCGGGAGCTGCTGGTCCCGGCCCTGCCCGAGGACGCCGAGGCGCTCGCCGACTGGCTGTCGGCGCGCCGCGGCAGCCGGGTCAGCCTGCGGGTGCCGCAGCGCGGCGACAAGGTCGACCTGATGGCCACCGTGGCGCGCAACGCCGGCGAGGTGTTGCAGCGCCACAAGCTGCGCCGGGCCGGCGACCTGACCACCCGCAACAAGGCCCTGGAGGAGATCGCCGAGGCGCTCGGACTGGAGTCGGCGCCGCTGCGCGTCGAGTGCTACGACGTCTCGCAGAACCAGGGCACCGACGTGGTCGCCTCGATGGTCGTCTTCGAGGACGGCCTGGCCCGCAAGTCGGAGTATCGGCGCTTCGCGATCCGCGGCAACGCCGACGGCAGCGGGATGGACGACCTGTCCGCGATGAGCGAGGTGATGCGCCGCCGGTTCGCGCGATACCGGGCGCAGCCCGGGGCGGACGCGCCGCGCGACGAGCCGGAGCCGCCGGCCGAGGAGCTCGGCGAGGCGACCGGCGAGCTGGAGACCGCCGACCTGCCGGGGATCGACCCGCTCACCGGCAAGCCGCGCCGGTTCGCCTACCCCCCGCAGCTGGTCGTGGTCGACGGCGGCCAGCCGCAGGTGAACGCGGCCGCCGCGGTCCTGGCCGACCTGGGCATCACCGACGTGGCACTGTGCGGGCTGGCCAAGCGGCTGGAGGAGGTGTGGCTGCCGGGCGACGACTACCCGGTCATCCTGCCGCGCACCTCCGAGGGGCTCTACCTGCTGCAGCGGGTGCGCGACGAGGCGCACCGGTTCGCCATCACCTTCCACCGGCAGCGGCGTTCCAAGCGGATGACCGAGTCGGCGCTGGACAGCGTGGCCGGGCTGGGCGAGACCCGGCGCAAGGCGCTGCTGCGGCACTTCGGTTCGGTGAAGCGGCTCGCCGCGGCGACCCCGGAGGAGATCATCGAGGTGCCGGGGGTGGGCCGGCGGACCGCCGAGGCGGTGCTGGCCGCGCTGAACGGGCCCGGCGGCGGGTGA
- the rapZ gene encoding RNase adapter RapZ, translating into MPGFGADGVVDPDEAGTDLVVVTGLSGGGRSTVARALENVGFYVVDNLPQALMLEMAELAFAAGGAARRTAMVLDVRSRAFSTDLAGAVRALKERGFSPRVVFVDADDEVLIRRFESVRRSHPLQGDGRLADGIAAERKLLAEAREQADVIIDTSHLNVNQLRRRVEELFGGEDARKLRITVLSFGFKYGLPPDADYVLDARFLPNPFWVPELREHTGLEEGVSSYVLGQEGATDFVATYAGLIAATAPGFEREGKRYLTVAIGCTGGKHRSVAITEELTSRLSAMRLSAHASHRDLGRE; encoded by the coding sequence ATGCCCGGGTTCGGAGCCGACGGCGTGGTCGACCCGGACGAGGCGGGCACCGACCTGGTGGTGGTCACCGGGCTGTCCGGCGGTGGGCGCAGCACGGTGGCCCGGGCCCTGGAGAACGTCGGGTTCTATGTGGTCGACAACCTGCCCCAGGCGCTGATGCTGGAGATGGCCGAGCTGGCCTTCGCGGCCGGCGGCGCCGCCCGGCGCACCGCGATGGTGCTGGACGTGCGCAGCCGCGCCTTCTCCACCGACCTGGCCGGGGCGGTGCGCGCCCTCAAGGAGCGCGGCTTCTCCCCGCGGGTGGTCTTCGTCGACGCCGACGACGAGGTGCTGATCCGGCGTTTCGAGTCGGTCCGCCGCTCGCACCCGCTGCAGGGCGACGGCCGGCTGGCCGACGGGATCGCCGCCGAGCGCAAGCTGCTCGCCGAGGCCCGTGAGCAGGCCGATGTGATCATCGACACCAGCCACCTGAACGTCAACCAGCTCCGCCGCCGGGTCGAGGAGCTGTTCGGCGGGGAGGACGCCCGCAAGCTGCGGATCACCGTTCTCTCCTTCGGGTTCAAGTACGGCCTGCCGCCGGACGCCGACTACGTGCTGGACGCCCGCTTCCTGCCCAACCCGTTCTGGGTCCCCGAGCTGCGCGAGCACACCGGCCTGGAGGAGGGCGTCAGCAGCTACGTGCTGGGCCAGGAGGGCGCCACCGACTTCGTCGCCACCTACGCGGGGCTGATCGCGGCCACCGCGCCCGGCTTCGAGCGCGAGGGCAAGCGCTATCTGACGGTCGCGATCGGGTGCACCGGTGGAAAACACCGGAGCGTGGCGATAACCGAGGAGTTGACTTCGCGGCTCAGTGCCATGCGCCTCTCGGCCCACGCCTCGCACCGCGACCTGGGGCGCGAGTGA
- a CDS encoding 2-phospho-L-lactate transferase CofD family protein, translating into MTARPVRVVAFGGGHGLGASLRALRHTAAELPLDITAIVTVGDDGGSSGRLRVERDALLPPGDLRQALAALADGHPTSQLTATLMQHRFAAMPEPAAATGVRNDAGPSRAAVEALPPVVRGPRLERRADRSKDTLAGHTVGNLLLLGLMELLGDPVRALDHAAAMVGAHGRVLPMALHAVGIEADVIGADPARPDETVTIRGQHSVAVSGGRVTGVRLEPADPPACPQAVAAVLAADWLIFGPGSWYTSVLPHLLVPGLARAIVASPARRLVTLNLGTDKETHGLSAAGHLTTLHRCLPELRVDTVLADVKWAGEPEPVRVAAREMGADLVLAPVAVADGSPRHDPEALGVALVPVLGAAR; encoded by the coding sequence GTGACGGCCCGGCCGGTCCGGGTGGTGGCGTTCGGCGGCGGGCACGGGCTGGGCGCCTCGCTGCGCGCGCTCCGGCACACCGCGGCCGAGCTGCCCCTGGACATCACCGCGATCGTGACGGTCGGCGACGACGGCGGCTCCAGCGGCCGCCTGCGGGTCGAACGGGACGCCCTGCTGCCCCCGGGCGACCTGCGCCAGGCCCTGGCGGCGCTGGCCGACGGGCACCCGACGTCGCAGCTGACCGCGACACTGATGCAGCACCGGTTCGCGGCGATGCCCGAGCCGGCGGCGGCGACGGGCGTCAGGAACGACGCCGGCCCGTCGCGGGCGGCCGTCGAGGCGCTGCCCCCGGTGGTGCGCGGGCCGCGGCTGGAGCGCCGCGCCGACCGCAGCAAGGACACCCTGGCCGGGCACACCGTCGGCAACCTGCTGCTGCTCGGCCTGATGGAGCTGCTCGGCGACCCGGTCCGGGCGCTCGACCACGCGGCCGCCATGGTCGGCGCGCACGGCCGGGTGCTGCCGATGGCCCTGCACGCGGTCGGTATCGAGGCGGACGTGATCGGCGCCGACCCGGCCCGGCCGGACGAGACGGTCACTATCCGCGGCCAGCATTCGGTCGCGGTGTCCGGCGGCCGGGTCACCGGCGTGCGGCTGGAGCCGGCCGACCCGCCGGCCTGCCCGCAGGCGGTGGCGGCGGTGCTGGCGGCGGACTGGCTGATCTTCGGGCCGGGCAGCTGGTACACCAGCGTGCTGCCGCACCTGCTGGTGCCGGGCCTGGCCCGGGCGATCGTGGCGAGCCCGGCCCGCCGGCTGGTCACCCTGAACCTGGGCACCGACAAGGAGACCCACGGCCTGTCCGCCGCCGGGCACCTCACCACGTTGCACCGGTGCCTGCCGGAGTTGCGGGTGGACACCGTGCTGGCCGACGTGAAATGGGCAGGCGAACCCGAACCGGTACGTGTCGCCGCCCGGGAGATGGGCGCCGATCTGGTATTGGCACCCGTCGCCGTTGCGGACGGGAGCCCACGGCATGATCCTGAGGCACTGGGTGTTGCACTGGTGCCAGTATTGGGCGCCGCTCGTTAA